In Cololabis saira isolate AMF1-May2022 chromosome 10, fColSai1.1, whole genome shotgun sequence, a single window of DNA contains:
- the LOC133452013 gene encoding transcription factor HES-1-like, translated as MPAGSLEKTSPSAATAAGVDPAAGKPRTLSDSRKSSKPIMEKRRRARINESLSQLKTLILDALKKDNSRHSKLEKADILEMTVKHLRNLQRLQMSAAVNTDPSILGKYRAGFSECVGEVTRFLSTCEGVNMEVRTRLLSHLSTCVTQSNSASFYGPHHGALGQGNTPTPALSALQMPCKRGSQMPATAEAMKLYCGFQVVPSPDGQFAFLVPSAALSPLAPNGHHVSPGAPAVTSDSVWRPW; from the exons ATGCCAGCTGGTAGTTTAGAGAAAACCTCTCCATCAGCTGCCACCGCAGCAGGTGTGGACCCGGCGGCAGGGAAACCCCGGACTCTGTCCGACAGCAGAAAG TCCTCAAAGCCAATCATGGAGAAGCGCAGACGGGCGCGCATCAACGAGAGCCTGAGCCAGCTGAAGACTCTCATCCTGGACGCGCTCAAGAAAGAC AACTCGAGACACTCCAAGCTGGAGAAGGCAGACATCCTGGAGATGACCGTGAAGCACCTCAGAAACCTGCAGCGGCTTCAGATGTCCG CGGCTGTAAACACGGATCCATCCATCCTGGGTAAATACAGAGCTGGCTTCAGCGAGTGTGTAGGGGAGGTCACCCGTTTCCTGTCCACCTGCGAAGGAGTGAACATGGAGGTGAGAACCCGTCTCCTCAGCCACCTCTCCACCTGTGTGACCCAAAGCAACTCGGCGAGCTTCTACGGACCTCATCACGGAGCTCTGGGACAGGGCAACACTCCGACTCCGGCGCTTTCAGCTCTACAGATGCCGTGCAAAAGGGGATCACAGATGCCCGCGACCGCAGAGGCCATGAAACTGTACTGCGGCTTCCAGGTTGTCCCATCTCCGGATGGACAGTTTGCTTTTCTTGTCCCCAGCGCAGCTCTCTCGCCGCTAGCACCCAACGGCCACCATGTTTCACCTGGTGCACCTGCCGTAACCTCAGACTCTGTGTGGAGGCCGTGGTAG